The Bacteroidota bacterium nucleotide sequence CTTCGTGTACCGCTAGCAAAGACATCGCTAAGAGCAGCGATGATATGATTGAGAGCGGCAAAGAAATGATTGAAGCCGGCCAAAACATTGTAGATGCCGGCAAAGACATGTTGCTACAAATTTTTGCTGAAGATGCTGCAGCGATAAACCTGGATGACCCTATCTGGGATTTCAACCAAAAAGAAGAGAAACGCAAAAACTGGTTCAAAGGAGAACGCAACTACTACAAGAAGAATTACAACGCCCAATACAGGCTGAAAGCCTTCTATGACATCAAAGATGACTCTACAATAAGAAGCGTGGTCCAGCAATGGACGTCACTTGGACCAGACGATATCAGCGGCCGGCTGATTTCTGCCCAGCTACACCCAACTGATGAAAACCAGCTATGGGTTGGATCTGCCAATGGCGGCCTCTGGAAAACAGACAATAGTGGTGAGTACTGGTACAACGTAACAGACGCGCTCCCCTCTATGGCTATCGGAGCTATCGCCCTCAATCCGAACGATCCCACTGACATGATGATCGGCACGACATCAGTTGTTGGAGCTGTTAGCGGTCTTGGTCTATCCAACTCATTTGCGCTGGGAGCAGGCGTTTTTCGATCGAAAGATGGTACCAAAACCTGGCATGAAGTCTTAGGTCCAGATGGGTACAGGCCAGAAGATATGCAAAACCGCCTCGTCAATAGCAATCAGCTCGTATGGCATCAAAACCATCCCGAATCGGTCTTTCTTGCCAGCAATCATGGTCTATGGATCTATGCATTAAGCAAAGAAGCCTGGCAAAAGGTATTTACCGACACCACATCCTCGCGTCACAAAGATAATTACGTATCACTGCTCATTAACGAAAAACAACCGGGACGCATCACAGTTGGCGGCTTAAAGGGTGGCGTGTTACAATCTAACGACAATGGAATGACATGGGAAAGCAAAAATGAAGGCCTGCCGTTACCAAATGAAAATTACCGCCTAAAAATGCTCACCCAATCTAAAGAATTCCCTGACGTCATTTTTGCTGATATCATCGTCCCGAAGAAACATAAGTCGCGCATCTACAAATCGAGTGATGGGGCCAAAACGTGGAAACAGATTAGTACAACACCGGAATTTGTTCAAGAACTGGCAGTGTCTCCAGTAGACACAAATCTGATCTTCGCCGGCGGAGTCCATCCTTTTCGTTCCACGGCAGGTGGTCGTAGTAAATTTAGAAAAGATACAAGCGGCACCGTCAGAGAGTATCGCACGTGGCGGGACGTGACCAAAAGAAGGGGATGTTTCGATATCGTGCATGTAGATCAGCATGGTTTCTATTTCTCAGATAACAATCCTGAATTGATTTATGCCCTGACAGATGGTGGCATTTATCGTTCGTTGGATCGGGGTAAGTGCTGGCGCGCCATCAATACCGGTCTTAGCACCTTGCAGATTTATGGTATGGCTTCCTCTCCCCATGATTCAGTATCAATTTCTATTGGTGCGCAAGACCAGGGCACCTTACTTACCAACTCCTACGGAAAAATTTGGACAAAACGCGTCACAGGGGACGGAGGCGCAACCTTGTTCGATCATACCCGCCCCAATATCATGTACGCTACAGCTGCAAATGGAAACCCGTGGAAACTCGTACGCGGCCGAGAACCCAGGCGTATTATACGGGGCATCGACAATGGTAAGACGGGCACCAGAGAAACCTCCTTGTGGATTGCACCGCTTACCATGACACCAGATTCTTCCCAAATCTTGTTTACAGCCAGGCTCGACTCCATTTATCGATCTACCAATGGTGGCGAAATGTGGACGCCTGTGGCCAACATTGAAACGGTTAATGTTATTACAACAGATATAATAAATCCTTCCATTGTATATGCCTATTCCAAGGCAAATGGACGAATACATCGCTCTTTGGACCGCGGGATAACGTGGGAGGAGCCAGCACTTTGTAATGAGCAAGAAATATGTACACCGGGAAACGATGTTTTTGACCTCGCAGCAGACCCGGATACTTCAGGCATCGTCTATGCAGTCCGTACGTCCAACAAAGATCAAATCTGGCGATCCCGCGATACAGGAAGGACCTGGCAGAACATTACATCGTCTACGTTCAATGATCTCGCGATATCTGTTCAAGATATTCTGATTGTCCCAAGCAAGACAGCGCAACAAAAACAAATTTATATAGGGACGGATATCGGCGTATTTTTGAAGCAGGCTGCCGTTTCAGATTGGATGTATATGGGTGGCAAATTCCCCGCAGCGATTGTAACGAAATTGAATCACAATGCAATAGACAACTCCTTGCGTGTATCCACTTTTGGACGCGGCGTCTGGAAAATGCAAATTCCCACAAGCATTACGCCTATGATTTTTGCAGGGGATAATGAAGATGGAAAGGCTGCCAATGAGTAGCATCAAAAAAGCGCTGGTAACTACCCTGCGAGATGCAGATGAAGTCTTGTCATCTTTTGTGCATTACCATTTGCAGATTGGATTTGACCACCTGTTCCTCTTTTTTGATGACCCCAAGGCAAACATCCCACAGTGGGTAAAGCAGCACGCCAAACTCACTGCATTTGCACGTAATGATGCCCTAGAGGACGCATGGTCAACAACGTCATCTTTTCTCATTCCGCAAATTTCGCGAAGTATCGATTCAGAGGCCATGTCACGGCAAATATTGAATGCTGAATTGGCGTTACGCGAGGCGTACTACAAAAAGATTCGATGGCTCCTGCATATCGATATCGATGAGCTATTTTATCCAGAAGAGACTACTGTTGATGCACACTTTCAACGCATGGAAGACCTGGGATTGGCGTGCATTTCTTATCCCAATCTGGAGGGCGTAACAGAGCAAAAAGCTATCAGCAACTATTTCAGAGAAGTGTCATTGTTCAAAATAAACCCCACAGACAAAGCAAATGCGGCACTCATCAGAGAAAATAGACCTCTGCTGAAACAGATCAACCAAATCCCACCTTCTTTTTTCCACTATTATGCTAGTCACAAGTCGGCGGTTCGCGTAACGCCCAACACCCTGCCTAAAGGCGTACACAACTTCTCTGTCCCAACAATCGGTAAATACCTAAAAACGTTCAGTGGCCCTGTTATTTTACACTACCCATGTTGCGGTATAGATCACTTTATTCGCAAATACAAAACCCTTGGTTCATTTGGTGACCGATGGTTTGGCCAGGGATCACAAAGGCGCATCAAAATTGAGTCGCATTTAAAAGGCCGGGACGTGGTTGGCTCAAACGACGAAGAGACAATTCAGTCTTACTATAGCAACAATTTTGTCTTTTCTGCGCCAGCATTGACCCGAGAATTGATAACCCGCGGACTTTGCCGGCGGATCACATCACCAGTTGCAATCCTGCAAGATGTCCAATACGTCTAGATGATTATGGATACGTTGCAGCAATCTTTACTTGATCATCTTTTCGACAACGCCTCTCTTTACGTCCGAGCGCTCGAACGCCGGCAACAACAGTTTGTGATCCAGGAGATGAGCCGGCAGGCTTACCGGTCCTCTTCTTTCCTCAACGAGCGCCTGCACGCCAGCAACGACCTGTTTTACCTTCTTCCTATGCAGGAAACGCTGGCCCATTTCGAAGCACAGGCGGTTAAAACGCATCCCATTCACTTTATTTTCCATTTTGCTTTTTGCGGATCAACCCTGCTAAGTCGCTGCCTTGATCATCCGGGGCATACAATGGTATACAAAGAGCCAGAATTGCTGCACCAGATTAGTTGCCACTTGCGCTGGCCATCTGAACCGCTTCCCGACACTGCATTGCTTAATTTTGCAATCTATTGTTTGCAACGCACAGTATTGCCTATGGAAGTACCCATTGTCAAACCAACAGACTCCTGTTCAAACCTTATCCATGCCTGCTTATCCACCCACCCGAATGCGCGCGGTGTGGTACTCTACTGTACTCTGGATCGCTTTCTATCAGCAACCTTAAAGTCGCCCAGGCGGCGGCATTTCATCCGAGGCATGTACAGCCGGGCCGTGGATGATTTCAAAGCAGTCGGGATAACCTTCGACCCTGGCAAAGCATCGCTTGCAGATGCAGAAGTTAGTGCATTTGTGTGGCTCAGTCTCATGTTCAGATACCGCAATTGGTTGAACATGGCGGAGGGGCGGCTGTTGGCACTCAGGATGCAATGCTGGTTAGAAAAGCCCGTAGCTGTATTACGACATCTGTCGACATTCATGGCGCTGGATATTCCACGCAAACTTATCGAGCAGACCGTAGAATCGGGAGCGTTTACCAGGGACGCCAAACTGACATCGCGGGTCTTCGACCAACGTGCGTATGCGCAGCAAGAAGAGGCCAGGCAAATGAAATTCCATGCAGAACTCACTGCCGGCAAATCCTGGGCTGAGAAGTTCACACGAGCCCACCCACTAGAAGATACACTTCCACACCAGCTGGTGCTC carries:
- a CDS encoding glycosyltransferase family 2 protein, which gives rise to MSSIKKALVTTLRDADEVLSSFVHYHLQIGFDHLFLFFDDPKANIPQWVKQHAKLTAFARNDALEDAWSTTSSFLIPQISRSIDSEAMSRQILNAELALREAYYKKIRWLLHIDIDELFYPEETTVDAHFQRMEDLGLACISYPNLEGVTEQKAISNYFREVSLFKINPTDKANAALIRENRPLLKQINQIPPSFFHYYASHKSAVRVTPNTLPKGVHNFSVPTIGKYLKTFSGPVILHYPCCGIDHFIRKYKTLGSFGDRWFGQGSQRRIKIESHLKGRDVVGSNDEETIQSYYSNNFVFSAPALTRELITRGLCRRITSPVAILQDVQYV